TTATATCATGAAGGCAGTGACCGACCCATCGAAGATCAAATGGCTGTGTGTATGCGCAGTCAGCAAACGGTTAGCCTGCCGGATTCTACCTGTTTTCGAAATCACCTTGGGCTGGAGTTTGCCATTGATGATTCCTGTTCCCCAGTATATAACAATTCAGGCAAAGTCATTGGTGCCGTGATGATTTTTCATGATGTGACTGAATCAAGGGCACTCAAACGCAAAATGAACCACCTGGCCCACCATGATGCACTGACAGGGTTGCCCAATCGTTTGCTGCTTCAAGATAGGCTTATCCAGGCGTGTAAACGGGCGTTGCGTAATCGCCATCAGTTTGCGGTTGTGTTTATGGATCTGAATAAATTTAAGAAAATCAATGACTTTTTGGGGCATGATTTTGGCGATTTACTCCTGAAACACATTGCACAACGGTTAACGGATTCTGTTCGGGCATGTGATACCGTGTCCCGGATGGGCGGTGATGAATTTGTATTGTTACTGGATGCCATTGAAGATAAACGTCATGTACGAAGCGTGATTAAAAAAGTGCTTGATGGCGTGTGTGGTCAGTATGAGATCAAAGGCGTTGAGGTACAGGCTGCGCTGAGTGCTGGCGTCGCGCTGTATCCTGATGACGGCGATAACGCTGAATTACTGATGAAACGTGCTGACAGCGCTATGTATCGGGCAAAAAGGTCGGGCAAAGGCGGGATGCAGTTTTACTGCTCGAAATTGGATAATGAAGCTGAGCAAAACCAGGCTCTGGAGCAGGCCATTTTAGACGCATTATCGGCAGATAAGTTTGTACCGTATTTCCAGCCTGTTGTCAGCGCATCAGATGGCCGGCTTGTTCAGGTGGAGATGTTGGCCCGGTGGCACAAAGAAGGCACACTGGTCGAAGCGAATCGATTTATCAATGAAGTAAGCGAAGTGGGTTGCCTGATGGCATTGCAATCTAAGCTCTGGGAGCAAGCGTTTAAGCACTTTGCCAGTTGGCAAGCAACAATCCCTGAACTCAGGCTGAGTATCAATGTGTCTGTGAAAACATTGCAACAGGATGAAGCATTGAGCGAACTAAACAGGTGCCTGACCGCACAGCAATTGCAGCCTCAGCAAATCGAAATTGAAATTATGGAACAGCAACTCACAATGCTGGGGACGGAGGCCAGTAACGTGATAAGTCACTGGCAGCAGGCTGGTTTTACAATAGCAATCGATGATTTTGATGCCAGTCACACCAGTATTGGACAGCTACATGATTTAAAAATCGACGTTCTGAAGTTGGATCCAGGATTACTACACGGGCTGGCCGACAGGCAGTCACAGAGTTTAATAAAATCTGTCTTAGTGATGGCAAAAAACATCAACGTCACCTGTTGTGCTGAGGGGGTTGAATCTGCTGAGCAGGCAAAGATATTGACCGAGATGGGCTGCACATTAATGCAAGGTTATCATATTGGC
This window of the Pseudoalteromonas rubra genome carries:
- a CDS encoding putative bifunctional diguanylate cyclase/phosphodiesterase, with protein sequence MKISALQYFVSLCLSVLGWQASAVPQTASELAPSVNGTTNAMMIVLVVGGLMAAMAGTVVWWLSRRSDQGRQHGHDEAHHFYLEAFQASPGFEFVFSSDASLICMSDGLTTALGKSHKALFAYNLHELLEPDSWACLAAWLEEPKPGQVIKLTLVSAHSERFTGLFELRSSEHCNLHLARYLHLSPHLGQADTDSELLAVTLSSIGDGVICCGIDSRVIFMNPVAEAVLALLTEEVKGQPITEVMPLYHEGSDRPIEDQMAVCMRSQQTVSLPDSTCFRNHLGLEFAIDDSCSPVYNNSGKVIGAVMIFHDVTESRALKRKMNHLAHHDALTGLPNRLLLQDRLIQACKRALRNRHQFAVVFMDLNKFKKINDFLGHDFGDLLLKHIAQRLTDSVRACDTVSRMGGDEFVLLLDAIEDKRHVRSVIKKVLDGVCGQYEIKGVEVQAALSAGVALYPDDGDNAELLMKRADSAMYRAKRSGKGGMQFYCSKLDNEAEQNQALEQAILDALSADKFVPYFQPVVSASDGRLVQVEMLARWHKEGTLVEANRFINEVSEVGCLMALQSKLWEQAFKHFASWQATIPELRLSINVSVKTLQQDEALSELNRCLTAQQLQPQQIEIEIMEQQLTMLGTEASNVISHWQQAGFTIAIDDFDASHTSIGQLHDLKIDVLKLDPGLLHGLADRQSQSLIKSVLVMAKNINVTCCAEGVESAEQAKILTEMGCTLMQGYHIGEPVSAEQLEAYLTS